One genomic region from Terriglobales bacterium encodes:
- the thiD gene encoding bifunctional hydroxymethylpyrimidine kinase/phosphomethylpyrimidine kinase: MDGTHAPPIVLSIAGYDPSSGAGITADIKTAASHGCYAVTCITALTVQSTQGVKSVVTLNPELVKATLEELAADVDLAAVRIGMLGSGPVATAVADFLESAVPKHVVLDPVLSSSSGVELLDQQGVTVLRERLLRLAKVVTPNLNEAEALTGMRVRNVDEMKAAALRLHELGARGVVITGGHLAHPAELVSLEADSGRVQKVLTGERIESRSTHGTGCAFAMALACNLALGKQIGEAVAETRDFVREAISSAHPIGRGTGPLNLLLGR; encoded by the coding sequence TCGCCGGATACGATCCCTCGTCAGGAGCAGGGATCACGGCGGACATCAAGACTGCTGCCTCCCACGGATGCTATGCGGTTACGTGCATCACTGCGCTGACGGTGCAATCGACGCAGGGAGTGAAGTCGGTGGTGACGCTCAATCCGGAGCTGGTCAAGGCGACGCTCGAGGAATTGGCGGCTGACGTGGACCTTGCCGCCGTCCGCATCGGCATGCTCGGGTCGGGCCCGGTGGCCACAGCGGTTGCGGATTTCCTCGAAAGCGCGGTGCCTAAACACGTGGTTCTGGATCCAGTTCTGAGCTCGAGTTCAGGAGTGGAGTTGCTCGATCAGCAAGGCGTTACGGTTCTGCGAGAGCGCTTGCTGCGCCTCGCCAAGGTTGTCACGCCTAACCTGAACGAGGCCGAGGCGCTTACAGGCATGCGTGTGCGCAATGTGGATGAAATGAAAGCTGCAGCTCTGCGCCTGCATGAGCTGGGAGCCCGAGGAGTAGTCATTACTGGCGGGCACCTGGCGCACCCGGCGGAGCTGGTGAGTCTGGAGGCGGACTCAGGCCGCGTGCAAAAGGTTCTCACAGGCGAGCGAATCGAATCCCGGTCAACCCATGGGACAGGCTGCGCCTTCGCTATGGCACTGGCGTGCAATTTAGCTCTCGGGAAGCAGATCGGGGAAGCCGTTGCTGAGACCAGGGACTTCGTACGAGAAGCAATTTCTAGCGCGCACCCGATAGGACGGGGAACGGGCCCGCTAAATCTACTGCTCGGGAGATAG
- a CDS encoding PspC domain-containing protein yields MFCNYCGKQIQDDARVCAYCGRLIGGQTYMPKKLMRSRTDRKIGGVAAGFADYFDADVTLVRLLFVFIILLTLPLGIIAYIVAWIIVPEAPPPSVPATNAISVTGQHS; encoded by the coding sequence ATGTTCTGCAATTATTGCGGCAAACAAATTCAGGATGACGCCCGCGTCTGCGCATACTGCGGCAGGCTGATAGGCGGTCAAACTTACATGCCTAAGAAGTTGATGCGCTCACGCACAGACAGGAAAATAGGAGGGGTAGCAGCGGGGTTTGCGGATTACTTCGATGCGGATGTGACTCTGGTTCGGCTTCTCTTCGTATTTATTATCTTGCTGACGCTGCCCCTGGGGATCATCGCCTACATCGTGGCGTGGATCATCGTGCCCGAAGCCCCGCCGCCGAGCGTTCCCGCGACCAACGCGATCTCCGTAACCGGGCAGCATTCCTAA
- a CDS encoding tetratricopeptide repeat protein: MKRLPRAFAARLLFGCACVLAGSGNAQGQAAPIQRIIHFRPDDPHTRRGFDYFYNLDYDKAVREFELAVELAPNDPFAVNHLLSGVIFREMYRIGALDSELYAKDAFLNSKQFPMDPTVKTRIRELTERSLGLSETKLKSNPNDVDALYTRGVTRGLHAMYIGLIEKAWFSALRSAVGARHDHERVLELNPNYSDAKMIVGIHNYVIGSLNFATKVAASIVGLSGSKKKGIEYLYDAINGGGENTVDSAIALALFLRREQRYTEAIKLIDGLCGIYPHNFLFALELANLYNAGGHGPEAVASYRQILSNAQVGVYGDPRLAMVYYGLAEALRGQRDYAGAADAYDRVLQNAKVDPDMRARATLGAGEMYDLINKRDDAVKRYEAVIASDGTGARAELARKHLREPYQNP; the protein is encoded by the coding sequence ATGAAACGCCTCCCCCGCGCGTTTGCGGCGCGTCTTTTATTCGGCTGTGCCTGTGTGCTGGCCGGAAGTGGCAACGCGCAGGGCCAGGCGGCGCCCATCCAGCGGATCATTCACTTCCGTCCGGATGATCCCCATACTCGCCGCGGATTTGATTATTTCTACAATCTCGACTACGACAAAGCGGTGCGGGAGTTTGAGCTCGCCGTCGAGCTCGCGCCCAACGATCCGTTTGCCGTCAATCACCTGCTCTCCGGTGTAATCTTCAGGGAGATGTACCGGATTGGAGCCCTCGATTCGGAGCTGTATGCGAAGGACGCCTTCCTGAACAGCAAACAGTTTCCCATGGACCCCACGGTAAAGACGCGGATCCGGGAACTGACGGAGCGTTCCCTAGGGCTTTCCGAAACGAAGCTCAAGTCCAATCCCAATGACGTTGACGCCCTCTATACCCGCGGAGTCACGCGGGGATTGCACGCCATGTACATCGGGCTGATCGAAAAGGCCTGGTTTTCTGCTTTGCGCAGCGCCGTGGGGGCACGCCACGATCATGAGAGAGTGCTGGAACTCAATCCCAACTACAGCGATGCCAAGATGATCGTGGGCATTCACAATTACGTGATCGGGAGCCTGAACTTCGCCACCAAAGTGGCGGCATCGATCGTCGGACTGAGCGGCAGCAAGAAGAAGGGCATCGAGTATCTCTATGACGCCATCAACGGCGGAGGCGAGAACACGGTAGACTCGGCCATCGCCCTGGCGCTATTCCTGCGGCGCGAGCAACGCTACACGGAAGCCATCAAACTGATCGATGGCCTTTGCGGCATCTATCCGCACAATTTTCTTTTTGCTTTGGAGTTGGCGAATCTTTATAACGCCGGGGGACACGGGCCGGAGGCTGTCGCCAGCTATCGCCAAATCCTTTCCAATGCGCAGGTGGGTGTATATGGCGATCCACGGTTGGCCATGGTCTACTACGGGCTCGCCGAAGCTCTTCGCGGGCAGCGCGACTATGCCGGTGCTGCCGATGCTTACGACAGAGTCCTGCAAAACGCCAAGGTTGATCCCGACATGCGCGCCCGAGCTACGCTGGGGGCGGGCGAAATGTATGACCTCATCAATAAGCGTGATGATGCCGTCAAGAGATATGAGGCGGTGATTGCCTCCGACGGGACTGGAGCCCGCGCTGAACTCGCACGCAAGCACCTGAGAGAGCCCTACCAGAACCCCTAA